In one Nodosilinea sp. FACHB-141 genomic region, the following are encoded:
- the uvrC gene encoding excinuclease ABC subunit UvrC, translating into MTSVQPITLVNDPERLEARLKEIPKEPGVYFMKDGRDQTLYIGKSKCLRTRVRSYFRDFHGHMPRITVMVMQIVDIEFIVTDTEAEALALEANLIKQNQPHFNVLLKDDKKYPYLCVTWSEDYPRIFITRKRRKSLKDRYYGPYVDVGLLRSTLHLVKRIFPLRQRPQPVHRDRPCLNYDIGRCPGVCQQLISPEDYHKTLQRVVMVFQGRTTELVDILTAQMEKAAEDLKFELAARLRDQIRGLERLCADQKVALPDDTVSRDAIALAADDKHACVQIFQVRAGRLVGRLGFTADAESGTPGEILQRVLEDHYQTVEAVEIPALILAQHELPEGDMLTQYLTQRRGRKVSVEVPQRQTKAELIEMVERNAQYELARTQAAADRNIQALQDLAIAIDLPDLPKRIEGYDISHIQGSDAVASQVVFVDGMPAKQHYRHYKIKNPEVKPGHSDDFASMAEVIRRRFRRYATDPTKQRLGNPDWPDLVMIDGGKGQLSAVVEVLKELNLLQDINVVSLAKKREEIFLPGESIPLPTEADQPGVQLLRRLRDEAHRFAISFHRKKRTDRMRRSRLSEIPGLGQHRQKELLAAFRSIDYIREASPQQLATVPGIGPQLAQQIYEYFHPQAEEIEEMV; encoded by the coding sequence GTGACTTCGGTTCAACCCATCACCTTAGTTAACGACCCCGAGCGCCTTGAGGCGCGGCTTAAAGAGATTCCCAAAGAGCCGGGGGTCTACTTTATGAAAGACGGCCGTGACCAGACGCTCTACATCGGCAAGTCGAAGTGTTTGCGTACGCGGGTGCGATCGTACTTTCGCGACTTTCATGGCCACATGCCGCGCATTACCGTGATGGTGATGCAGATTGTCGATATCGAATTTATCGTTACCGACACCGAGGCCGAGGCCCTGGCCCTAGAAGCCAACCTGATTAAGCAGAATCAGCCTCACTTCAATGTGCTGCTGAAGGATGATAAGAAGTATCCCTACCTCTGCGTCACCTGGTCGGAAGACTACCCCCGCATTTTTATCACCCGCAAGCGGCGCAAGAGCCTGAAGGATCGCTACTACGGTCCCTACGTCGATGTGGGCCTGCTGCGCAGCACCCTGCATCTGGTGAAGCGGATATTCCCATTGAGGCAGCGACCTCAGCCCGTGCATCGCGATCGCCCCTGTCTCAACTACGACATTGGCCGCTGTCCCGGTGTCTGCCAACAGCTAATCTCGCCGGAAGATTATCACAAGACCCTGCAGCGCGTCGTCATGGTCTTCCAGGGCCGCACCACCGAATTAGTGGATATTCTCACCGCCCAGATGGAGAAGGCGGCGGAAGACCTCAAGTTTGAGCTAGCAGCCCGCCTGCGGGATCAAATCCGAGGCTTAGAGCGGCTCTGTGCCGATCAGAAGGTGGCGCTGCCCGATGACACAGTGTCAAGGGATGCGATCGCCCTTGCTGCCGACGACAAACACGCCTGCGTGCAGATCTTTCAGGTGCGGGCCGGTCGCCTAGTGGGCCGCCTAGGCTTCACCGCCGATGCCGAGTCGGGCACACCGGGCGAAATTCTCCAGCGAGTGCTGGAAGACCACTACCAAACCGTAGAAGCGGTCGAAATCCCGGCCCTGATTCTTGCCCAGCACGAGTTGCCCGAGGGCGACATGCTGACCCAATACCTCACCCAGCGCCGAGGCCGCAAGGTTTCCGTCGAGGTACCCCAGCGCCAAACCAAGGCCGAGCTGATTGAAATGGTCGAGCGCAACGCCCAGTACGAACTGGCCCGCACCCAAGCCGCCGCCGATCGCAACATTCAGGCTCTGCAAGATCTGGCGATCGCGATCGATCTGCCCGACCTGCCCAAGCGCATCGAAGGCTACGACATCTCCCACATCCAAGGTTCCGACGCCGTCGCCTCCCAGGTGGTGTTTGTCGATGGCATGCCCGCCAAACAGCACTACCGCCACTACAAAATCAAAAATCCCGAGGTGAAGCCGGGCCACTCCGACGACTTCGCTAGCATGGCCGAGGTGATTCGCCGCCGCTTTCGCCGCTACGCCACCGACCCCACGAAGCAACGCCTGGGCAACCCCGATTGGCCCGACCTAGTGATGATCGACGGTGGCAAAGGCCAGCTTTCGGCCGTGGTCGAAGTTCTAAAAGAACTCAACCTACTACAAGACATTAACGTCGTCAGCCTAGCCAAAAAGCGCGAAGAGATCTTCCTGCCCGGCGAATCGATCCCGCTGCCCACCGAAGCCGACCAGCCCGGCGTGCAGCTGCTACGCCGCCTGCGTGACGAGGCCCACCGCTTTGCCATCAGCTTCCACAGGAAAAAGCGGACGGATCGGATGCGGCGATCGCGCCTCTCTGAAATTCCCGGTCTGGGCCAGCACCGCCAGAAAGAACTACTGGCCGCCTTCCGCTCCATCGACTACATCCGCGAAGCTAGCCCTCAACAGCTCGCCACCGTCCCCGGCATTGGCCCCCAGCTGGCCCAGCAGATCTATGAGTACTTTCATCCCCAGGCGGAAGAGATTGAGGAGATGGTGTAA
- a CDS encoding ABA4-like family protein: protein MTVDANLLELLFSSANLFVLPFWTLMILVPNTKLTRTVMGSLLPFAALAGLYLFLFVTSFTNVEGIEALSDPNLSLSDLAAVFAQPHVTATGWVHFLAFDLFVGRWIYWQGQESGVFTRHSLALCFFAGPLGLLSHLFTDAVWKRFAGDKVGEPVGNEG, encoded by the coding sequence ATGACCGTCGATGCCAATCTGCTAGAGCTGCTGTTTAGCAGCGCCAACCTCTTTGTGCTCCCCTTTTGGACCCTGATGATACTGGTGCCCAACACCAAACTCACCCGCACCGTTATGGGTTCTCTCCTCCCCTTTGCTGCCCTAGCCGGGCTATACCTGTTTCTCTTCGTCACCAGCTTTACCAACGTCGAAGGCATCGAGGCCCTCTCCGACCCCAACCTCAGCCTGAGCGACCTGGCAGCAGTCTTTGCCCAGCCCCACGTTACCGCCACCGGCTGGGTCCACTTTCTCGCCTTCGACCTATTCGTCGGTCGCTGGATCTACTGGCAAGGCCAGGAAAGCGGTGTCTTCACGCGCCATTCCCTCGCCCTATGTTTCTTTGCTGGCCCTCTAGGGCTGCTGTCACACCTATTCACCGATGCAGTATGGAAACGATTCGCAGGGG